Proteins co-encoded in one Neofelis nebulosa isolate mNeoNeb1 chromosome 2, mNeoNeb1.pri, whole genome shotgun sequence genomic window:
- the CRCT1 gene encoding cysteine-rich C-terminal protein 1, translated as MSSQQSTASAKGFSKGSAQGPSPCPAPVPGPVPAASSSCCDCGEGCCGSGGCCGSGGCCGSGGCGCFPRRRRRQRRSGCCGCCGGGSQRSQSSSNAQRQGCCGGC; from the coding sequence ATGTCCTCCCAGCAGAGCACGGCTTCCGCCAAAGGCTTTTCCAAGGGGTCTGCCCAGGGTCCCTCTCCGTGTCCGGCTCCGGTCCCCGGCCCTGTGCCCGCAGCCTCATCCTCCTGCTGCGACTGCGGGGAGGGCTGCTGCGGCTCCGGCGGCTGCTGCGGCTCCGGGGGCTGCTGCGGCTCCGGCGGTTGCGGCTGCTTCCCCAGGAGGCGCCGCCGACAGCGCCGGAGCGggtgctgcggctgctgcggggGTGGCAGCCAGAGGTCACAGAGCTCCAGCAATGCCCAGCGCCAAGGCTGCTGCGGTGGCTGCTGA